In one window of Candidatus Methylacidiphilales bacterium DNA:
- a CDS encoding DUF4931 domain-containing protein — MSELRRDALLRHWVIFCPERVRRPLEFHEEGIRMQEVNAFLPGHEQLTPPEVYAIGEAGRAPNTPGWRVRVVPNRYPALRVEGQLEASACGHNDCLTGIGAHEVVVETPDPNKELHDQSPQGVFEVLQAYRARMLDLTRDLRMRYIVAFKNVGPLAGASLKHPHSQIMGLPVVPPVFIHELNNAREYYLRHERNYFDDLIRQELSMDIRIVIENRDFVVLCPYASRFSFEMWVVPRRQSSDFRTVQDYELHTCADVLKQSLSRLQKILKRPSYNLVLYTAPLRAMPGQAESLWESCYRWHFKIMPRLAGIAGLELGTGVFMNPIMPEEAARHLRSMR, encoded by the coding sequence ATGTCTGAACTACGTCGGGATGCTCTGTTGCGTCATTGGGTGATATTTTGTCCAGAGCGAGTCAGAAGGCCGCTTGAATTTCATGAAGAAGGTATCCGTATGCAAGAGGTGAATGCCTTCTTACCTGGCCATGAGCAGCTCACGCCACCGGAGGTTTATGCAATCGGAGAGGCTGGCCGTGCGCCGAACACCCCTGGATGGCGTGTCCGTGTTGTGCCGAATCGTTATCCCGCGCTTCGTGTAGAGGGTCAACTCGAAGCTTCAGCCTGTGGACATAATGATTGTCTAACAGGCATCGGCGCTCACGAAGTGGTTGTGGAAACCCCGGATCCAAACAAGGAGTTGCATGATCAATCTCCGCAAGGCGTTTTTGAAGTGCTTCAGGCTTACCGTGCTCGAATGCTTGATCTGACTCGCGACTTAAGAATGCGTTACATCGTCGCGTTCAAAAACGTAGGGCCTTTAGCTGGCGCTTCCCTGAAGCATCCACATTCACAAATCATGGGCTTGCCCGTTGTGCCGCCTGTCTTCATTCATGAATTAAACAACGCTCGTGAATACTACTTGCGTCATGAGCGAAACTATTTTGATGATCTGATTCGACAAGAGTTATCCATGGACATTCGTATTGTAATTGAAAATCGGGATTTTGTTGTCTTGTGCCCTTATGCCAGCCGTTTTTCTTTTGAAATGTGGGTTGTGCCGCGACGACAAAGCAGCGATTTTCGCACTGTGCAGGATTACGAACTGCACACTTGCGCAGACGTCTTGAAACAATCACTTAGTCGTCTGCAAAAGATATTGAAGCGGCCAAGTTACAATCTTGTGCTTTACACGGCTCCGCTGAGAGCGATGCCGGGACAAGCGGAGAGTTTGTGGGAAAGCTGTTACCGTTGGCACTTTAAGATCATGCCGCGGCTAGCCGGAATTGCAGGACTTGAGCTGGGCACAGGAGTGTTTATGAACCCAATCATGCCGGAAGAAGCAGCGCGTCATTTACGTTCCATGCGTTAA
- the gatB gene encoding Asp-tRNA(Asn)/Glu-tRNA(Gln) amidotransferase subunit GatB, translating into MSAIPYEAVIGLEVHVQIKTATKMFCGCRNEFGAEPNTNVCPVCLGYPGALPTPNREAIVKTIATGLMLHCEIAKTCKFDRKNYFYPDMPKNYQISQYDQPLCLGGRIDLYTLAFPKDAQKQEQALNPRSVRLHRIHLEEDVAKSFHFEGYSGIDFNRAGTPLMEIVSEADIRTPEEAFAYLTALKQILIYGNISDADMEKGQMRCDVNVSVRPAGATTFGTKCEIKNLNSISAVRRALAYEIDRQIQIVSQGGTIRQETRRWDDARGQTYVMRTKEQAHDYRYFPDPDLMPIRTDDGLLKEAESLVPELPAAKKKRFQERYGLSEYQASVLASERSFADYFELAAQGAKQPSLVANYLTNDYLAAHDITEPVKIPAAHFAQLANLVDSGKINSKQAREVLAAMFESGEEPEKIVQAKGMTQMSDIAELERLCDEAIAANPRSVADFKAGKEAAINAFKGYIMKATKGKAHPQLMNEILRRKLTEGK; encoded by the coding sequence ATGAGTGCGATCCCTTACGAAGCAGTCATCGGCCTTGAAGTGCACGTCCAGATAAAGACAGCCACAAAGATGTTCTGCGGTTGCAGAAACGAATTTGGAGCAGAACCCAATACCAACGTGTGCCCTGTCTGCCTCGGTTATCCGGGTGCGTTGCCAACCCCGAATCGGGAGGCAATTGTGAAAACGATCGCTACAGGATTGATGCTACATTGCGAAATTGCGAAGACCTGCAAATTTGATCGGAAAAACTATTTTTATCCCGACATGCCAAAGAATTATCAGATTTCTCAATACGACCAGCCTCTTTGCCTTGGCGGTCGGATCGATCTCTACACACTTGCCTTTCCCAAGGATGCACAGAAACAAGAACAAGCTCTAAATCCACGCTCCGTGCGCTTACACCGAATACATCTCGAAGAGGATGTTGCCAAATCGTTTCATTTTGAGGGCTACAGCGGTATTGACTTTAATCGCGCGGGCACGCCCCTTATGGAAATCGTTTCAGAAGCTGACATTCGCACCCCCGAAGAAGCCTTTGCTTATCTCACCGCACTCAAGCAAATATTGATTTACGGCAACATCAGCGACGCTGATATGGAAAAAGGGCAGATGCGCTGCGATGTGAACGTCTCCGTGCGTCCAGCAGGCGCCACCACATTTGGGACAAAGTGTGAAATTAAAAACCTGAATTCGATTTCGGCTGTTCGGCGCGCGCTAGCTTATGAAATCGATCGACAAATCCAAATCGTAAGCCAAGGAGGAACAATTCGACAAGAGACGCGCCGATGGGATGACGCTAGAGGGCAGACGTATGTCATGCGCACGAAAGAACAAGCTCACGATTATCGTTATTTCCCTGATCCAGATTTGATGCCGATCCGAACGGATGATGGACTTCTAAAAGAAGCAGAATCTCTAGTCCCAGAGCTACCAGCTGCGAAAAAGAAACGCTTTCAAGAGCGCTATGGTTTATCCGAATATCAAGCCAGCGTGCTGGCTTCGGAACGAAGCTTTGCGGATTATTTCGAGCTTGCTGCTCAAGGAGCCAAACAGCCGAGTCTCGTTGCAAATTATTTAACGAACGATTATCTCGCCGCGCATGATATAACGGAGCCGGTGAAAATTCCCGCTGCCCACTTTGCGCAGCTCGCCAACCTTGTGGATTCAGGAAAAATCAATTCTAAGCAGGCTCGCGAGGTCTTAGCTGCAATGTTTGAATCGGGAGAGGAACCTGAAAAAATTGTGCAAGCCAAAGGGATGACTCAGATGAGCGACATTGCTGAGCTTGAGCGCTTATGCGATGAGGCGATCGCGGCCAATCCGCGGTCTGTGGCAGATTTTAAGGCAGGTAAAGAAGCTGCGATCAATGCCTTCAAGGGTTACATTATGAAAGCGACAAAGGGTAAAGCACATCCGCAGTTAATGAACGAAATTTTGAGAAGAAAACTCACGGAAGGGAAATGA
- the gatA gene encoding Asp-tRNA(Asn)/Glu-tRNA(Gln) amidotransferase subunit GatA has product MQWHTETIASLRRHLLARSVSPIEIVEALISRIEKIDPTLQGYNFKNYEEARQAAQNVDIEKPLGGIPIAIKDVINVKGQPCTCSSKMLENYVAPYDATVISKLREAGAILLGRTNMDEFAMGSSTENSAWGITRNPWDTTRIPGGSSGGSAAVVAAHEAIAALGSDTGGSIRQPAALCGCVGIKPTYGRVSRYGLVAFASSLDQIGPFAKTVEDAAILLDVISGYDPMENTSARREYAPLAPTLKNSDIKGMRIGVPKEYFVEGMDPEVESRIREAIAELEKLGARAIPISLPHTRYAVAVYYIIATAEASANLARYDGVRYGHRTTQAKDVLEHYFLSREEGFGPEVKRRIILGTYVLSSGYYDAYYNRAQKVRALLKKDFEEAFTLCDVIATPTSPIPAFKIGEKTSDPLQMYLADIYTIAVNLAGICGISIPCGFTQETADRPKLPVGLQLIGPAWGEEKILKVAHAYERATPWHLEKPPIALD; this is encoded by the coding sequence ATGCAATGGCACACAGAGACAATCGCTTCGCTCCGACGACATCTTCTAGCTCGATCCGTTTCTCCAATCGAAATAGTCGAAGCCCTCATCTCTCGAATCGAAAAAATTGATCCGACTCTCCAAGGCTACAACTTCAAAAACTACGAAGAAGCACGCCAAGCGGCTCAAAATGTCGATATCGAGAAACCTCTGGGCGGAATCCCCATTGCGATCAAAGACGTGATCAACGTCAAGGGCCAACCTTGCACTTGCTCCTCAAAGATGTTGGAAAACTATGTGGCTCCATATGACGCCACAGTCATCTCCAAGCTCAGAGAAGCAGGAGCTATCCTGCTAGGACGCACCAATATGGATGAGTTTGCCATGGGCTCTTCAACCGAAAACTCTGCATGGGGCATCACACGCAATCCTTGGGATACAACCCGCATCCCGGGCGGCTCCAGCGGTGGATCGGCTGCCGTCGTCGCTGCACATGAGGCAATCGCTGCGCTCGGCTCAGATACCGGCGGCTCTATCCGGCAACCTGCTGCCCTCTGCGGATGCGTTGGAATTAAACCCACCTATGGTCGAGTCTCACGATATGGCCTTGTCGCTTTTGCCTCAAGCCTTGACCAAATCGGTCCCTTTGCAAAAACAGTCGAAGATGCCGCAATCCTACTCGATGTCATCAGTGGATATGATCCCATGGAAAACACTTCCGCCCGGCGAGAATATGCTCCACTGGCGCCTACCTTGAAAAATAGCGACATAAAAGGCATGCGGATCGGAGTGCCGAAAGAGTATTTTGTGGAAGGGATGGATCCAGAGGTAGAAAGTCGCATTCGTGAGGCTATCGCGGAGCTAGAAAAATTGGGTGCGCGTGCAATTCCCATTAGCCTGCCCCATACCCGATACGCGGTCGCTGTGTATTACATTATCGCTACGGCAGAAGCCTCTGCGAATCTCGCTCGCTACGACGGCGTTCGTTATGGTCATCGCACGACGCAGGCAAAGGACGTGCTGGAACATTACTTCCTAAGCCGTGAAGAAGGTTTTGGTCCTGAAGTAAAACGCCGAATCATTCTCGGGACCTACGTTCTCTCATCAGGCTACTACGATGCATACTACAATCGGGCGCAAAAAGTCCGCGCGCTTCTAAAAAAGGATTTTGAAGAGGCCTTCACTCTGTGCGACGTCATTGCCACACCGACCTCACCGATTCCAGCATTCAAAATCGGCGAAAAAACTAGCGATCCCCTGCAAATGTATCTGGCAGACATTTACACGATTGCGGTGAATCTGGCTGGAATCTGCGGAATTTCCATCCCTTGTGGATTTACTCAAGAAACAGCAGATCGCCCTAAACTGCCCGTCGGCCTTCAACTCATCGGCCCAGCCTGGGGGGAAGAAAAGATTTTAAAAGTAGCCCACGCCTACGAACGTGCCACTCCCTGGCATTTAGAGAAACCGCCCATTGCGCTGGATTGA
- the gatC gene encoding Asp-tRNA(Asn)/Glu-tRNA(Gln) amidotransferase subunit GatC, which produces MPHESTASIDVAYVAQLARIQLSPEETVTFQKQLSDVLHYVNQLSEVDLSKIERLPQPPIENHLRTDEPRPSLPREVALQNAPLHTSELILMPKVVE; this is translated from the coding sequence ATGCCTCATGAATCAACGGCCTCTATTGACGTCGCCTACGTCGCTCAACTTGCACGAATCCAGCTCTCACCGGAAGAGACTGTCACCTTCCAAAAGCAACTCAGCGATGTCTTACACTATGTAAACCAACTCTCCGAAGTCGATCTATCCAAGATCGAACGATTGCCGCAGCCCCCTATAGAAAATCATCTCAGAACCGACGAACCCCGCCCCAGCCTCCCTAGGGAGGTCGCGCTTCAAAATGCTCCCCTACATACGTCAGAATTAATCCTCATGCCCAAAGTTGTTGAATAA
- a CDS encoding metallophosphoesterase: MNRREFLKRAFWIATGVGIPWGGYCSWLQTRRWVMRHYTLFLPDLPLAWEGSRVVFIADFHHSWYFEVEKIQEAVEAIHGLDPDIILLGGDYVHYGYKVRHYLDSVFEVLKALRAREGVFGVLGNHDAHENLSYARERMIRAGITDLSNAFTRLIRKGETLRLAGLSDVNTEVPRSDRAELNQPTKECTLLVTHNPDVFEHLREYVHYSFAFAGHTHGGQVYIPGFGAPIISSAFGQKYRYGFIRTYTGTVYVTSGYGSAFPPVRFFCPPEICLFILKKEGNAS; this comes from the coding sequence ATGAACCGCCGTGAGTTTCTCAAGCGCGCTTTCTGGATCGCTACTGGCGTCGGCATCCCGTGGGGAGGGTATTGTTCATGGCTCCAGACGCGCCGATGGGTGATGCGTCATTACACGCTTTTCCTCCCTGATCTGCCTTTGGCTTGGGAAGGAAGTCGTGTGGTCTTTATCGCGGACTTTCATCACTCGTGGTATTTCGAGGTTGAAAAAATTCAAGAGGCCGTAGAGGCCATCCATGGCCTGGATCCTGATATAATCTTGCTCGGAGGGGACTATGTCCACTACGGGTATAAAGTGCGACATTATCTGGACTCGGTGTTCGAAGTTTTGAAGGCACTTCGAGCGCGTGAGGGTGTTTTTGGCGTCCTCGGCAATCACGATGCACACGAAAATTTGAGCTACGCGCGAGAGAGAATGATCCGAGCAGGCATCACCGATCTCAGTAATGCGTTTACGCGTCTCATACGAAAAGGAGAAACGCTGCGATTGGCCGGCCTTAGTGACGTGAATACAGAAGTGCCTCGAAGTGATCGTGCCGAGTTGAACCAACCAACAAAGGAATGCACGCTGCTGGTGACGCATAATCCGGACGTTTTTGAGCATTTGCGAGAGTATGTGCATTATTCGTTCGCGTTTGCTGGACACACCCATGGAGGGCAAGTCTATATTCCAGGGTTCGGTGCGCCGATAATCTCCAGTGCGTTCGGGCAGAAATATCGTTACGGCTTTATCCGCACTTATACGGGCACAGTCTATGTGACGAGCGGCTACGGATCGGCATTTCCGCCTGTGCGTTTTTTTTGTCCACCAGAGATTTGCTTATTTATCCTGAAAAAGGAGGGCAACGCCTCATAG